The Streptococcus viridans genome contains the following window.
AATTGATAGTAAGGCTAATGAAAATAACAAGTACGTATAAGAAACATGAATCTTGTTCCAAAATCGCAATGCTAATAGTAAGACTACTAACAAAAGAGTGCTTGCATTCATGTGAAAAATCCCTTTATTCAACATCGTTGTTGATAGGGTATTAAAGAATATGACGATAGCTACGACAACACTAACGAGGAGGTCGTCAAATTTCATTTTTAACATATTGATAATACATTGATAAAAAACAAGAAAGCACGGATAACAAGAGACAGGTTCGTCTTGTGCCAGACAGAAGTGTCCATCTCACTATTTATATCCAAGCTGATCAAGAATCTTTTATCTTTCCTTTCTCGGCCTCTCTTTTCATAGTTACCATTATTTCGTCTAGCAAGTACCTCTTCCATCTTTATGGATGAGTCTTGCTCTATGCACGTTTCGTAAATTGCTGTTTCAACTCTTTCACATCCACCACCTTGAAGAGTAAAATCAAGGTTCCATAGATGACCCCACCTAGTCCAGCATACAGAACGACATTCAGAGTCGGCGAAAAATGGACAATGGACTTGACTAGTAGCAAGAGACCATACATGAGGCCTGAAGCGAGCACAATCTTCATCATTGAGCCTATAATCGGCACTTCTTTAAGATAAGCTCGTGTGAAGTAGAGTTGAATCCCCCATACCAAAGCTTCTGTCAACACTGAGACAATCGCAGCTCCAATAAAGCCCAGTTTTGGTAGGAAGATGAGGTTCAATCCGACACTGACAATGGCAGGTACAGTAGTCGAAATCATAAATTCTTTATTTTTATTATGAGGGATCAGAATTTGAATCCCCATGATATTGGTCCATCCGATAAAGAACATTCTAAAAATCATGATGGCAATGGCATAACGCGCATCCTGGAAGTCCTTCCCTAGGAAGAACTGAACAAAGTCATCATTGACGATTAGCATGCCGGCAATAATGGGGAAAATGACCAAATTATAAATCAAAAAGGACATTTGGTGCATCTTATTAACCGCCTTGTGGTCTCCTGAGGATAAGAGGCTCGATACCCGAGGCAACATGACACTGCCCAGTGAGGTCACCAAGGTCAACAAAATATTGACCAGTTTTAAGGCTTGGTCATAAATCCCCACATCCTTTGTAGAGGCGAGAGCCCCCAGCATGGTTCGGTCCAAGGTGACATAGAGGGAAATGGCAATCTGCGGTAAAAAGAGCAGAATGACCGGCTTTAAATGTACCCGTGCATAAGCCATATCAAAATGGGCTTTCCCAATGAACTCCCGAGCAGGTAGCCACATACTGAGCTGACCTAAGAGCTCAAAGATGGTCAGTAAGAATACATAGAGATACAGATCATTGGCAGATTTGACAAACAAGAAGATGGAGATGACTCCAACTAGTTTGACCGTGATATTCCGAACCGTAATCTTGCGGAAGTCCTCTAACCCCTGAAAGAGCCAGGAAATGTCGAGTCCCTTTGAAACCAAGCTAAGTCCTAGGATATAAGCGACAGGATTTTGCATGGAAGGTAGGGTTAGACACAAAAGAACATAGAGGGTAAGAGATAAAATCGTAGCCCCCAACTGGAGGGTATAAATCCCCCAGAAATTCTTTTGGATATCTTTCCGGTGCCCCGAAATCTCCTTAGTTCCATAATTGGCCACCCCTAGCGTCGCCAAGAGGATAAAATAGGTGACAATGGAGTTAAAATAGCCGTAGGTCCCTAAGTCATTTGAACTAAAAACCCGCGTCACATAAGGGGTGGTGATAATCGGCAAGATAATCACCAGTAACTGGTAGGAGAGATTATAGGCGTAATTTTTAAGAACTTTCATGATTGGCTACAATCCCCACTTAAAGACCGTTTTAAACGGCGTGATCAAATCCGTCGCGAAAGCTCGGTGAATATCTGGGATGGTTTGAACCTCTTCGTCAACGTGGATAATGTTTTTCAAACGGTTTTGGACCCGACGATTAGCCAGCATCTCTACAGCCCGCTCGAAATCCTCACGACCCGAGCGAGAAGACCCCACAAAGGTCAATCCCTTTTCAAGAACATCTCTTGTATTAACTGCGACCCGGTTATCACTAACCCCCATCAACATTACAGTTCCTTGAGGCTTGATGTGATCAATAATGTCATTGATAGCTGGTTCACTTCCTTGACCACCAGTACATTCAAAAGCGTGATCAAACCGTTGGTCTTCTGTTAACTCGCTGGTCAAAATTGCTTGATGGATAAAATTAAACAATTGCAATTTATCACTATTGCGCCCAACTACAGTTATCTTCAAATCAGGGTAAAGATAGTGCAAAGAAGTCGCAACCACATAAGAGAGGCTTCCGTCACCTAAAATCAAAACGGACTCTCTTCGTTGGTGGGCAATGAGATCAAAGCGATGAATGGCATGCATAGCAACACTACTAAACTCCGCTAAAGCTGTCACAGGGCCCCGAACTTCTTCTGGATAAGCTACTACACGATCCAGCGGTAAGGCAACGACTTCCTGCATAAAGCCATTAAAACCGCTAGATAAGAAGTGTGTCCCCGCCAAATAATTTTCAAAGAAGATACCTTCTGTTTGATGAGGAGGCTGATTGGGAACCATGGCCACAATCTGTCCTGGTTGATAGGTCCCCGTAGGATCCGCTACCACGATACCTGATGACTCATGGATCAGGGCCATGGGCAATTTCTTTTTAAGCACTTTAGGATCCCGCTTCCCTTGATAGTAACGTTGGTCCGCATGACAAATAGCCATGTAATAGGGGCGAATCAACACCTTGTCTCCACGGCTCATGTCTTCTTCTTGGTATTTGATGGTGATGTTTTTCGGCTGGGTCAGCTGAAAGATTTGGTTCAACATATTAATTGTCCTCAATCATACCGCGTGCAATTTTCAAATCTGTAATCGTCGTAATTTTAATATTGGAATATTCCCCATTTGCAAGGGCAACTTTTTTGCCATTAATGACAAAGATCTTGCAGGCATCTGTCAAGACTTCTTTTTGTTGGTCACTTAAATCATGATACAAGGTAAGAAAGTCTTTCATTTTGAAGGTTTGAGGGGTTTGACCCTGATAGAGATATTGGCGCTCTGGGATATCCGTGATAAAGGTATTGTCCAAGCTTTGAACAATGGTATCGGTCGCTTCGACCACTGTATCCACAACATCATGGCTCTTGGCTAGTTCAATGTTTTCTTGGATGGTTTTTAGGCTGACAAAGGGACGAACCGAATCATGTGTGACGATAATGTCCTCATCTGTCAAAGGTTGTAGGCCATCAATAGCCAGGATGATGTTTTCGATAGTAGAGTTGCGGTCACTTCCTCCCTCTACAACCAAGATCCGGTCCTTATAAGAAGCCAAGTACTTGTCTACCAGATCTTCGGTATAGGTCACCCAGTCCGGATGGATCCCCAATACAATCTTTTGAATCTCATGAACCAATAAGAACTTCTCAACCGTGTGGATTAAAATAGGACGTCCACCCAAATCCAAAAATTGTTTGGGCATATCCGTAATACCCATCCGTGAGCCTGTCCCACCTGCTAAAATCCCTGCATAAATCATCCTAAACCTCCTGATGTTGTCTCTTTTTCCTTCTCTAGAACATGGCTATTTAGCAATCTAGCCTAGTTTTGCTCTCACCTTTTGATACAAATGAGGAGAAAGGAGCAAAAGAAGGTATTTGAGTTTATTTTTTCTTGTAATATGTGAATTGATTAGAATATCTTTCCAATAGCGACGATACTCTTTGCGAATTTTGTTAACCTGATCATACATATGAGAACCTAGCATAGCATGGACCACATGCAAGCCATTAAAGACATAGCGGGCATTGACCGCTTTTTTCATTTCCGGATCATCAGGATAGTCTCTCTCGACATAGGCTCTGTTCCATTCCATGGCCTTGTAGAAATTCAAAAGGCGATCGCTATACTTCGAATTGACTGTACTACCCGCTCTTCGATAGTATTTATAAAGATTAAGATTGCTTACAGCAATCTCCTTACAAGCTGCAATATGCTCATAGGCAATGGCCAAATCTTCATAAATCATTCCTTCTGGATAGGGATGTTGGAGTAAGATCTCTTTCTTGTAGAGTTTTCCTCCTGAATGGGTCCCAACGTGGTGACCATAGAACATTTCTATCAGAGCTGTATGGCGGTCTAATTTCCTAGCGCCCTTTTCATTTAGATCTCCTGAAAAATCTTTGTCCTCATAACTTCTGACTTCAATGACCGGGGTCGATACGAGGTCAACATTATACTGGTCTTTCAATCCCATTAAATATTCAACAGTTCTACGATCATAATAATCATCTGAATCTAGAAACATAATCCAATCAGCTGTTGCCACTCTTACACCGTTGTTGCGAGCATAAGATATTCCCCCATTTTGAAGATGGAGCACTCGAATACGGTCATCTTCCTGAGCATACTGGTCGCAAATTTCTCCTGATCGATCCGTCGATCCATCATCGACTAGGATGATTTCAATATTTGAATAGGTCTGTTGTCTAAGACTACCGACACTATACTGTAAATACTCCTCGACATTATAGACCGGTATGACAATCGAAACCTTTTCCATTATGCTAATCCCTTCATGATAATTTCTACAATCTGTTGACAAGCTGTTCCATCCCCGTAAGGATTACTTGCCTGGCTCATCTTCTCATATTCGTCTTGGTCTTCCAGAAGGAGCTTAAAGTTGCGATAGATGGCTTCTTCTTCTGTTCCTACCAATTTCAGAGTCCCCGCAGCCACACCTTCTGGACGCTCTGTCGTGTCGCGCATGACAAGGACAGGCTTTCCTAAAGAAGGTGCTTCTTCTTGGACGCCACCTGAGTCTGTCAAAATCATATAGCTTTGGTTCATGAAATTATGAAAATCAATCACTTCCAAGGGCTCAATGATTTTCATTCGCTCATTCTCTCCAAAAATCTTGCTGGCCAATTCTCTGACCTTTGGATTTTTGTGGATGGGATAGACTACCTTGACATCTTCAAACTCATCCAAAATCCGGTTGACCGCACGGAACATGTGCTCCATAGGTTCTCCAAGATTTTCGCGACGATGAGCCGTCAACATGATGAGCTTGCTCCCTTTTGCCCACTCCAATATAGGGTGGTCGTAGTCTTCTTTTACCGTTGTTTTTAAGGCATCAATAACAGTATTTCCTGTAACGAAAATATTGGTGCGCCCCTCTTTTAAGAGGTTGTCTTTTGAAACTTGGGTCGGTGCAAAGTTATAGTCTGCCACAATGGAAGTAACCTGACGATTAAACTCCTCGGGATAAGGGCTTTGAAGGTTGTATGTCCGTAAACCTGCTTCCACATGCCCCACTTTGATGCCCATATAAAAGGCCGCCAAAGCTGTCGCAAAGGTGGTGGTGGTATCCCCATGGACGAGGACAATATCAGGTTGCTCCTGCACTAAGACTGGTTGGATTTTCTCTAAAATAGAGGTCGTGATGGTGAACAAGGTTTGGTTGGCTTTCATGATACCAAGATCATAATCTGGAGTGACTTGGAAGACATCTAAGACCTGTTCTAACATTTCCTTGTGCTGCCCTGTTACACAGACTACGGTTTCAATCGTATTGTGCTGCTTGAGTTCATTCACCAAAGGACACATTTTAATGGCTTCTGGACGCGTCCCAAACACCAACATTACTTTTTTCATTTTGAACCCTTCCTCATCGATTGGTAAAAGTTACGATAGTTGTCTAAAAAGATAGAATAGCTAAACTTAGTATCATAATCCCTCTTTGCTTGAGCAGCTAAAGAGGCTCTTTTCTCAGGATTCCCTGCCAACTCTTTAATTGCTTGAGCCAAGGCTTGCGGGTCCTCAGCTGGGACGAGGATCCCATTCTCAGAGTTCACTACTTCATTCACACCCGGAATATCTGTTGCAATCATCGTTTTACCGTTCATAAAGGCCTCGATTGCAACCAATCCAAATCCTTCAAAGACCGATGGAAGAACACAAAAGTCAAAGCTATTGATACACTCTACCACGTCACTACGGTAGCCCAAAAAATGAATTCTTTCTTCCAGATCTAGCTCTTTTGTTTGATTTATCAAATCATTTTTTAATTCTCCGTCACCGATAAGAAACAAGGATACACTTGGATTTGTCACTAGTGACATGGCTTGGATCAGATAAGGCAACCCTTTTTGTTCGGACAGGCGAGCTATACAGCCTATTTTGATACCGTCACACTTAGTAATTTCATTTACTGTATGCTCACTTTGTTTCATTTTCACCCCATTATAAATTACAATAGAGTTTTTTGACCTTACATCATTATGGATATTTTCCTGGACAGCTTGACTAACAGCAACAGTTCGAGCCTTCCCTAGAGCAAATTTATAAAGTGGCAATTTGTCCTTAAAAACATTATGGGCTGTATAGACATGGAGCAATTTCGGATGGCGCATCTGCAACAAACGAACATAGAAAGCAGCCATCCGGTGATGGGTGTGGACAAGAGTGATCTCATTTCCTTTGATGATCTTGGAGAGACTAGCAAGAATCTTGAGCACCGTAGCTGGCTGTTTGCTATCGACGTCTAAAATGCGATGGTGTTGAATCCCATTCTCTGCTAGCTTTTCTTCCCACAATCCACCAGTTGATGCGACATGAACCTGATCAAATTCATCCTTAAGATCTGTCGCCAACTGATAGACAATACGTTCCGCCCCACCGATATCCATGGTTCGCGAAATGTGAAGAATATTATTTTTTTGCTTTCCGTTTTTCATGTACTACTCTCTTAATAAAAGTGGCATTTCCTACAAAATAGCGCTTAAAGAGCCGTTTGGGTTCGTTGGCCACACGGAACAACCATTCCAGATTGGCTTTTTGCATCCATATAGGTGCCCGCTTGATATGACCTGAGAGGACATCAAAGCTTCCTCCCACTCCCATAAAGACAGAATTGACTCCATTGTCCATAAACTTCTGGATCAAGTACTCCTTTTTAGGAGAGGTGATGCCGACAAAAACAAAATCTGGATTCTTCTCACGAATATCTTCTTGAATAGCCTCTTCCTCTTCAACAGAGAAATAGCCATTGCGATGCCCCACTACTCGGAGATTCGGATAATCCTTTTTAAAGATAGTTAACATATCTGTCAAGACTTCCTCTTTTGCCCCGAAGAAGTAGACAGAGTAGCCTTTTTCATTGGCCAAATGAAGCAATTCCTGCATCAAATCGATGCCTGCCACGCGTTCTGGCACAGCATAGCCCAAATAGCGTGCCGCGAGAACAACAGAAGCACCGTCTGCATTGATGATTTCAGACTCATTGACAATCTTCTTGATGGCCTCATCTGTCGCACATTGATTGAGCTTATCTGCGTTGACCCCCATCAAATGGAGCGGTTTTTTATCTCGTACGAATTGTTCTGTAGCAGCAACGGTTTCTGCCATTGTTAAAGGGTCAATTCTGACCCCCATCATTGTAAAACTTTTCAAGCTTATTCTCCCCAAGTGGATTCAAAGTGACCTTTTTGCTCTGATTCTTCTGGCAACTTCATATAATCGCCATAAATCTTTGTCAGATAAGCATCCGGATCAGCATGTCCACTGATTTTAATGGTTTCAAAATCAAGGAGTTGTGGCTCCCCAAACACCTCTTTATAGGCCAACTCTCTCTCACGATATGAGCCTAAGACGTTTCCGACAAGAGCACTTGTCTCAAAGTCGTACTGTTTAATCGTATTCTGTAATTTCCGATTAATTTTTTCTGTATTTAATAATTTGTCCAAGTGAAGGATCTTAGAAACCTTCACAATTGAATTTTCAAAGAAGCCTCGGTCCCGATTGTGCAATCGATTGATGACAGATATTTTTGAAAGGGCACGGTAATACTTGATTTTATTAGTATGCAAGAAATAGTGGAAACCATCTGACGGATAACCATCTAAAGGAAACACATCAATAAACGGACTACACACAACCCCACCAAATTCAATTTGAAGGGAAGTATCCATGATAGAGGTGTTACCTAAATTATCGTCATGGATTCTTAGGATAACATGATCTGGCAATTCCTTTTCGCAAATTTCCAGGAATTTTTCATAATCTTTTCTAGGCATTCCCAAATCCATATCATCATCCCAAGGAATGAATCCTTTGTGACGAATTGCTCCTAATAGAGTCCCACCTAAAGCATAATAGCGAAGATTGTACTTAGAACAAATCTCAATATACTTTTCTAATAAGGACAACTCTCCTAATTGAATCTGTCTTACTTTACTCATTTTCTACTTCGCTCCATCTCGTTTAAATACAACTTTGATCGTTTTCAGCAAGATTTTTATATCTGACCAAATGGTCCAATCATCAATATAGGACACATCTAAGCGAACCACTTCATCAAAGTCTGTAATTTCGCTGCGTCCACTCACCTGCCAAAGCCCTGTAATTCCAGGCTTAAAGCTCAAGCGACGTTTCTGTTCCGGAGTGTACTTCTCATACTCATCCACTGTTGGCGGACGGGTTCCAACCAGACTCATATCTCCTTTTAGGACATTAAAGAATTGGGGCAGCTCATCCAGACTGGTCTTGCGGATAAAGCGTCCAATCGGCGTAATCCGAGGGTCATTGTCCATTTTGAACATCCCACCGGTCATAGTGTTTTGATCCATCAATTCTTTTTTCCGCTCCTCTGCATCGACATACATAGAACGGAACTTATAAAACTTGAAATAGCGGCCATTTTTCCCGACCCGCTTTTGAGCAAAAATAGCTGGACCTCCATCCTTGCGAATCAAGGGCACCAACACGATACCCACCAAGCCACAGATAACCAAGCCCACCAAAGAACCACAGATATCAATCACGCGTTTCGCGGTCACGTGGCTAGGTTTGTAGAAGTTGGTCGAGAAGGTGACAACATTGAGTCCAGCCACTTCGCGAATCCGTTTGTTGCCAGCAAAGTTCAAATCAAAAGCATTGAGGTTAACGGTAACGTCGATTCCCATGGTCTCAAATTGTGAGACATACTCCCCAATATCATACTCTTCACTTGGAAGATTGAGAAAGACTTCGTCTACCACTTCATAGGTCGCAAAATTCAACAGGTCTTCCTTTGGAACAACCCGAACAGAGGGGTGTTGAAAGTCTGGCCGGTCTAATACTGTCACCGCAACCACTTCCCCACCGCTATCATTGGACGAAAGGAGTCGATCCAGGACTTTATCCATACGAGAATGAGCCGTAATCAAGAGAATCTTGTGACTTCCTTTGAGACTATAATAGAAGCGTCTCCAGTAGCGTTTGATGAGGTAGTTCATCAAATAAAGGACAAGTGTTAGCAGGAACAGAAAATAAATCATTCCGCGACGGGAGAGGGAGAACTTCTCCTCCAAAAAGAAGCTCGAAAAACTGATGACAAGCGCGAAGCACAAGCTGTATTTCAAGGTTTGTAAGAAATCGACTAGATGCCCCCGCTTGAAGTAATCTTGGTTGTAATCGCTGACGTAAAAGGCTACGTAATGCAACAAATACAGATAGAAAATTGTATTA
Protein-coding sequences here:
- a CDS encoding sugar transferase — encoded protein: MTEGRGFHKFALAFVQSLPVLVVAYLFSFVTETEIHSNTIFYLYLLHYVAFYVSDYNQDYFKRGHLVDFLQTLKYSLCFALVISFSSFFLEEKFSLSRRGMIYFLFLLTLVLYLMNYLIKRYWRRFYYSLKGSHKILLITAHSRMDKVLDRLLSSNDSGGEVVAVTVLDRPDFQHPSVRVVPKEDLLNFATYEVVDEVFLNLPSEEYDIGEYVSQFETMGIDVTVNLNAFDLNFAGNKRIREVAGLNVVTFSTNFYKPSHVTAKRVIDICGSLVGLVICGLVGIVLVPLIRKDGGPAIFAQKRVGKNGRYFKFYKFRSMYVDAEERKKELMDQNTMTGGMFKMDNDPRITPIGRFIRKTSLDELPQFFNVLKGDMSLVGTRPPTVDEYEKYTPEQKRRLSFKPGITGLWQVSGRSEITDFDEVVRLDVSYIDDWTIWSDIKILLKTIKVVFKRDGAK
- a CDS encoding LicD family protein, with protein sequence MSKVRQIQLGELSLLEKYIEICSKYNLRYYALGGTLLGAIRHKGFIPWDDDMDLGMPRKDYEKFLEICEKELPDHVILRIHDDNLGNTSIMDTSLQIEFGGVVCSPFIDVFPLDGYPSDGFHYFLHTNKIKYYRALSKISVINRLHNRDRGFFENSIVKVSKILHLDKLLNTEKINRKLQNTIKQYDFETSALVGNVLGSYRERELAYKEVFGEPQLLDFETIKISGHADPDAYLTKIYGDYMKLPEESEQKGHFESTWGE
- the wecB gene encoding non-hydrolyzing UDP-N-acetylglucosamine 2-epimerase, whose translation is MKKVMLVFGTRPEAIKMCPLVNELKQHNTIETVVCVTGQHKEMLEQVLDVFQVTPDYDLGIMKANQTLFTITTSILEKIQPVLVQEQPDIVLVHGDTTTTFATALAAFYMGIKVGHVEAGLRTYNLQSPYPEEFNRQVTSIVADYNFAPTQVSKDNLLKEGRTNIFVTGNTVIDALKTTVKEDYDHPILEWAKGSKLIMLTAHRRENLGEPMEHMFRAVNRILDEFEDVKVVYPIHKNPKVRELASKIFGENERMKIIEPLEVIDFHNFMNQSYMILTDSGGVQEEAPSLGKPVLVMRDTTERPEGVAAGTLKLVGTEEEAIYRNFKLLLEDQDEYEKMSQASNPYGDGTACQQIVEIIMKGLA
- a CDS encoding zinc-binding dehydrogenase, encoding MLNQIFQLTQPKNITIKYQEEDMSRGDKVLIRPYYMAICHADQRYYQGKRDPKVLKKKLPMALIHESSGIVVADPTGTYQPGQIVAMVPNQPPHQTEGIFFENYLAGTHFLSSGFNGFMQEVVALPLDRVVAYPEEVRGPVTALAEFSSVAMHAIHRFDLIAHQRRESVLILGDGSLSYVVATSLHYLYPDLKITVVGRNSDKLQLFNFIHQAILTSELTEDQRFDHAFECTGGQGSEPAINDIIDHIKPQGTVMLMGVSDNRVAVNTRDVLEKGLTFVGSSRSGREDFERAVEMLANRRVQNRLKNIIHVDEEVQTIPDIHRAFATDLITPFKTVFKWGL
- a CDS encoding flippase, translated to MKVLKNYAYNLSYQLLVIILPIITTPYVTRVFSSNDLGTYGYFNSIVTYFILLATLGVANYGTKEISGHRKDIQKNFWGIYTLQLGATILSLTLYVLLCLTLPSMQNPVAYILGLSLVSKGLDISWLFQGLEDFRKITVRNITVKLVGVISIFLFVKSANDLYLYVFLLTIFELLGQLSMWLPAREFIGKAHFDMAYARVHLKPVILLFLPQIAISLYVTLDRTMLGALASTKDVGIYDQALKLVNILLTLVTSLGSVMLPRVSSLLSSGDHKAVNKMHQMSFLIYNLVIFPIIAGMLIVNDDFVQFFLGKDFQDARYAIAIMIFRMFFIGWTNIMGIQILIPHNKNKEFMISTTVPAIVSVGLNLIFLPKLGFIGAAIVSVLTEALVWGIQLYFTRAYLKEVPIIGSMMKIVLASGLMYGLLLLVKSIVHFSPTLNVVLYAGLGGVIYGTLILLFKVVDVKELKQQFTKRA
- a CDS encoding WecB/TagA/CpsF family glycosyltransferase; the encoded protein is MMGVRIDPLTMAETVAATEQFVRDKKPLHLMGVNADKLNQCATDEAIKKIVNESEIINADGASVVLAARYLGYAVPERVAGIDLMQELLHLANEKGYSVYFFGAKEEVLTDMLTIFKKDYPNLRVVGHRNGYFSVEEEEAIQEDIREKNPDFVFVGITSPKKEYLIQKFMDNGVNSVFMGVGGSFDVLSGHIKRAPIWMQKANLEWLFRVANEPKRLFKRYFVGNATFIKRVVHEKRKAKK
- a CDS encoding glycosyltransferase family 4 protein codes for the protein MKNGKQKNNILHISRTMDIGGAERIVYQLATDLKDEFDQVHVASTGGLWEEKLAENGIQHHRILDVDSKQPATVLKILASLSKIIKGNEITLVHTHHRMAAFYVRLLQMRHPKLLHVYTAHNVFKDKLPLYKFALGKARTVAVSQAVQENIHNDVRSKNSIVIYNGVKMKQSEHTVNEITKCDGIKIGCIARLSEQKGLPYLIQAMSLVTNPSVSLFLIGDGELKNDLINQTKELDLEERIHFLGYRSDVVECINSFDFCVLPSVFEGFGLVAIEAFMNGKTMIATDIPGVNEVVNSENGILVPAEDPQALAQAIKELAGNPEKRASLAAQAKRDYDTKFSYSIFLDNYRNFYQSMRKGSK
- a CDS encoding glycosyltransferase family 2 protein, which translates into the protein MEKVSIVIPVYNVEEYLQYSVGSLRQQTYSNIEIILVDDGSTDRSGEICDQYAQEDDRIRVLHLQNGGISYARNNGVRVATADWIMFLDSDDYYDRRTVEYLMGLKDQYNVDLVSTPVIEVRSYEDKDFSGDLNEKGARKLDRHTALIEMFYGHHVGTHSGGKLYKKEILLQHPYPEGMIYEDLAIAYEHIAACKEIAVSNLNLYKYYRRAGSTVNSKYSDRLLNFYKAMEWNRAYVERDYPDDPEMKKAVNARYVFNGLHVVHAMLGSHMYDQVNKIRKEYRRYWKDILINSHITRKNKLKYLLLLLSPHLYQKVRAKLG
- a CDS encoding IspD/TarI family cytidylyltransferase, with product MIYAGILAGGTGSRMGITDMPKQFLDLGGRPILIHTVEKFLLVHEIQKIVLGIHPDWVTYTEDLVDKYLASYKDRILVVEGGSDRNSTIENIILAIDGLQPLTDEDIIVTHDSVRPFVSLKTIQENIELAKSHDVVDTVVEATDTIVQSLDNTFITDIPERQYLYQGQTPQTFKMKDFLTLYHDLSDQQKEVLTDACKIFVINGKKVALANGEYSNIKITTITDLKIARGMIEDN